The following DNA comes from Epinephelus lanceolatus isolate andai-2023 chromosome 1, ASM4190304v1, whole genome shotgun sequence.
GAGGTGTTAAGCCGGTTCACAGCACGTTGCAGCTGCACAGACTCCTACTGTATGAGGCGGACTGCACGCTGCTTTACATAGACAGGACGCTACAGATGACAAGTCAAACCCTGCTCAGGCTCACACACTGAGATACGCGTAGAAGTGCGATGTCGTCTCCTGGTGCCACCTCCAACCCTCTCAACACTCTGGCGCCCAAACGGAAAACCAAGAAGAAACACTTCGTGCAGCAGAAAGTGAAGGTTTTCCGAGCCAGTGACCCCGTGCTGAGCGTGCTGATGTGGGGAGTCAATCACTCGGTAGGTGCGTGGGCTGCTCACTGACATTATAAATTTTTAACTGTGTGTCAATATGTTTATTAACTCTTCATCCACTGATCTCACGCGCAGATTAATGACCTGAGTCAGGTGCCTGTACCTGTCATGCTGCTCCCAGACGACTTCAAAGCCAGCACCAAGATCAAAGTCAGCAACCACCTCTTCAACAAGTACTGTGCTCCACTCAGCTCTGTCCGTCTCATTGTAGGAACCTTCATCCTGCTTCCTGTGATTTGCACAGATTTTGAGGCTCCTGTGATTTATTTGCCTGCCTGTGCTTATCAGGAATTGCAGCCCCTCTTTAGAGAACAACGATGTTTTTATACACTAACAATACCTTCAATAGTACCAAACATTACCACTAACAATAACTAGCCCAAAAAGATGAAAGACATAATAATTTAGCTTGTCTTGAGGATGGTGTGCTGAATGCAACTTTGTCAAGGTGATGTAAAAGAATGAAACTGTACACCAGGGTTGGACAGGCAGTTGTTTCAGTGGTTGTGTAACACCGCAACATTCAGAAGTTTAgtccaaacaaaacagaaaaaaagctatATTGATGAATTCATCAGAAAGGTTGCAGGGCTCGCAGAGGATGAGCATCAGTCAGACAAAGTCTTAGACAAAAGCTGCTTCAGAATAACTGTTTATAAAAGCTGTGCTGTACACTCAGTCTGCCCTGAAGTTCAGTTTCTATACAGATGGAGTCTAGAAAACTTGAGTGGCTTTGAATAATCCTTTAATCCATCCAGGAATCTGGGTCGTGTAAAGACTTATAAACAGAGGTGGGAAGaacaataaaatatgttttcaagtTGAAAAAGTGCTGTTACCTTGGAGAGATTTACTCAAGTGTTTTTCATATTGCCTACTGTGGAAAAATAAGGGTGCTGAAGAGAACTCAGTCAGATCGTTTAAACTTAACTGTGATGAAATTGTTAATCTGGACAATTAATAAACCAGCAGACTTGACACCAGGGGTGGATTTTAAAACAATCGGCCTCTGGACACATATATGCAAatggccccaccacctctccgaCACACAGACCGGGTGGTgcttttgcctctttttgttgttgttgttatgcaTTTCTGTGTTGTCATTATCCCCCTTTTTGAggttttgtgcctttttgtcCCAtccttttgtgtgtctttgtggttgttttgcagttattttgtgtctctttacatctctttgtggtatttttgtgtctcttttcaaGGGTCTCTTCCCCGTCagtaatttgagtgacattgtGCAGATAAAGGCCAGGTGGTCCATGACACTTTgagcccctgggcctgtgtccAAAAGGCCAGTTTAGCAATCCATCCATGCTTGACATCAGCATGCCATTAAATACATATGGAATTCTTTTTTACTGGCATTAAAGCATGCACACATTTATGGTATTAATTAATAAACACTATTTGTAATTGGTTACTGTCTCTGCTTGGAAGAGTGTACCAGTGTAGAAACATCTGCACAAAACAGCAGGCATTTAAACCATGTGAAATCCTTTTGATCACATGATTTgaccatgttttgtttttgtgcgcTGATTTAAAATATATGTGCTGTAAGAAAAAGATAAAGggagatctttttttttttagtatgaAGCATTGGTAGCCCCTGTAAATCTCATAATCAAGTACAGTTGCTGATCAGATGCTGTGTGAGGAATGTTGCAACACTGTATATCAAGCTATATTGTTCTTACTTcatgtgttaaaatgtctttgtttctcAGAGAGAATCTTCCAGGACAGTTCAAATTCAAAGACTACTGTCCACAGGTGTTCAGAAACCTGCGAGAGCGCTTTGGAATTGAGGACCAGGATTACCAGGTATGATTACTAACATTTGATTGTGCCAAAATGAAACATGAACAAGGTAACAAGGtggaaaacagagagacagatttgAACAAACACAAAGCACCTTAGGttctccagtgtttttttttttcttttctgaaaaACCAGACACTGTTCTGCGTGTGTCAGGCTGCTCCCTTTcaaatttgcatttctttgtgtgaTATTTGCATGTGGCAGGTGGCAGACAGAGTCATCATCTGCTCTGCTCAGTACACATTTGCTTAGCACACAATTACTAGGTGAGGCGTACTGTAAGTGCACTTTAAACTATGTGCTGATGAAAGCTTAAGTTCTGCATATGGACAAGACTGATGCAGCAAATGTCTTGAaacattgtgtgtttttgtgttccGGCATGATGAAACAAATATGCCTTACATGTCAGAATGTCCCATCTGTTTGCAACATTaattgtgtttcagtgtttggaTGAGAACAGTTTAAAACAGTACAAAACATTTCACTTGGCTGATGTGTTGTGCTGCTGATGTCACACGGTGCCACTGCTCAGAGATGccatcctccctctctccaACAGGTGTCTCTGGCCCGCAGTCCTCCGCTAAAAGACGAGGAGGGGCAGCGCGTGGGTCTGCTGCGGACGTCATACGACCGTACTTTGGTAGTAAAAGAAATCTCCagtgaggaggtggaggaaatGCACAACATCCTTTCTGAGTATCACCAGGTAGGACAGGCACAGGGTGGAAAGCTTAGTCATGGTGAGGAGGTTTAAATGTCctttcacagtaaacaaaacattatcTTAATCAATCTATTTCCTAGTTTGTGATTAACTGCGGTCATTAAAATCTGATCATACATTTCATTAGTCACAAATTTTTCTACGCTTTCTGTCCTTCGTCTTTTGTAGAAAATTTCAATGTGCTCTTTCTATGAAAACCCTGGTTGCTATGGCAAAGGTTTTACAACATCAGAGCTAAAGGATGAGTGTTTGAATTTCAAGCAGTTTTTCTTCTACAACAAGTGAAACATGACCAGAGctgttttgtcatttaaatTACAGTTTATAAAGATATCTAATATAAAGCAAAGACATGCTGTCACGACTGTTTCTGTTTCCACACACATTTATAAAGAGCAGACTGATGGGAAAGAAGAGGGCAAGATGTACTCTAAAGGCACTTAACTAAACAGAATAATATCTGATGCTACACGTTGGCAAAATAAACACAGTATTTTTTGCTGATGTACTGGGGTGTAATGAAGTATGTTTGTCCAaacagacctttttcacagcagatattttgtcttgtcacagcagaaaaagcACATTTGTTATCACTTATCCGttctattcaagtgtcccagtaagcctTGACAGTGTAACAgcgagccagcatgcacaatgcCAGGACCCGGAAACTGAATCAGCTAAATCAGAatcagccatcattaattttattatttactgtTCTTTTCCGACTGTGATATGTTGATAGAAAAGGTTTCTTTCTTAGATCTATGCAGCGTTTCATTTTATTCTGAGCTTTTGGTCTATCCAACCTTAATCCGATCGTACACGGCTCAGCAATGGCAGACAGGTAGAAGTAACCAGTCCCTTTCTGATCATTGGCAGTTGCTagagggctgcaactaactattatttttgtCAATTgatctgttgtttatttttttaaattaatggaTTCCTGCATTGGTctgtgaaatgtcagaaaatggtgacacATGTGGATCATTGTTTCCCACAGCCCAacatgacgtcctcaaatgtcttgttttgtccacaaacaAAAGATATTTAGTTCACTCTCACAGAGGAGCAAATAAACTAatgaatattcacatttaagaagcctgaatcagagaattttgacttttttgttcTTCTCTTAAATTACTCAATCCAACTAATTAATTATCAGATAAGTTTGCTTGGCTCCAACCCTTTAACAGCTAATAACTGACTGATTAAAcaattaatcattgcagctATTGTATTCAACACACCTGTGCAGAACCCTGGTGGTAGACGTTCTACCTCTTGGGAACTGAATTGGAATACTGTGAGGTACAAGACTATATTtgttataaaacacaaaagggGCTGGGACACAGTGAGTAGGCCTACAGAAAGACAATGTGACCTGTCAGATATCTCTTGAAAAAAGGCCTTTACATTCATGCATTCCTTTTTGTGTAACCGCTTGTCCTGGAGACgcggaggggctggagcctatcccagctgacattgggcgagaggcagggtacaccctggacaggacgccaggactatcacagggctgacacaaccctttggtggaaaaggggtagaCAAACAACATTGGGCATGGGCAAACAtggacaaacaaccattcacactcacattcacacctacagccaatttagagtcaccagttgaCCTAACCTgcctgtcttgtcttgtctttggactgtgggaggaagctggagtacccggacaaaacccatgctgacacggggagaacatgcaaactctgtacAAGGGGACTCCCCCAACCCgagttcgaaccaggaaccctcttgctgtgaggcaacattGCTAATCACTGTACGACCGTGCCGCCAAGAAGGCTTATAGCTATGTGAAAATGTTTGAAGACAAATGCTATCCCacaagaatcatgaaaaaaaagaaaaagaaaagaaaaacaatcataGTTTGgtgcatcggtggcttagtggtagagcaggtgccccatgtacaaggctgttgccacagcggcccgggtttgactccagcctgtggccctttgctgcatgtcgctccctctctctctctctctccccctttcatgcttgtctgtcctatcaattaaaggcttaaaaatgcccaaaaaaaatctttaaaaaaaacaaaaaaacaatcatagTTTAATCAGCTTTTTCCAGAGCCTTGAACTGCATCTCACGGTCTTCAGTGGATGAAATTTGCTCAGAGTACGCAAATCCCTGATGGAGGCCATGAAATGTGGTTAAAAGCTCCAGAAAAATGTAGTAGAGCCCCGTACAGTTTTTAAGTGAACAgacaaaagtttaattttcattcattcaggagtttaatgcattttcttccACATAAAACTCTCGCAAAGcaaattaaatccagcattgTTTACATCCCATGAATgtgtaaagagaactggatacagcactgGAGACGGGTCCTGCTCATTTCTATAAAAAggtgctcagtggtgcatgaagcgaAAAAAGTTCAATCCTTTGCATCATCGGGCCCACAGAGCAAGAGCACTAGGAACTTTTTCCGTCCGAGCTGGCAACTAcggtttagccctctgctaacttgaagTTTCTAGACtctgaaatgttattggacAGAACGGACCAAATCCTGAGAACAAAGGTTGGTTGTGATTCTCAAAAAATGCATCCTTTGATTTACAGATCTTTCCTTCCCAATGTAAGCCTATGAGGAAAAGTCTGTTTGGGCCCAATGACATCCCATGACAGACCTGGAAGTTGTAGTTACACGATTTAGCCATTACGTCAAATTGGCATCAAAGTCCAGCACTGCTCTGGGGGGCCTGTTACCCCCATGCTGGCAGTCTACTTCTTCTGTGCCTTTTCTGGCATATTGTTGCGTTTCTCTGCAACTTTCTTACTGCCACCTGTAGCTCATTAGAATGGTGTGAAATTATTGGCAGGACTGTGTATCACCTCACTCGTGTGCTTGCACAAGAACAACCAAAACAGGCATACTACATCCAAACATTCCCTTATTGTGCTACATTTTGGGCTGACGCATCCTTTATTTTCCCATCATTCACTGGGTATTCAATGTTTGTCTCTTCTAGCACATCGTCACCTGCCACGGCAGTACGCTGCTCCCTCAGTTCCTGGCCATGTACAGAGTCACTGTGGAGAACGAGGACACCTACCTGTTAGTTATGAGGAACATGTTCAGCCACAGACTGCACGTACACAGGAAGTATGACCTCAAGGTAAATCCAGCAGGAGGCGTGCAGCTAGATGAGGATTCAGAGAGAGTAATCAGAACAGACATCTTATTATTAATGGGACACTGGCAGCCTGGCCTGTTGAAGCATctgagtttttagttttgcctTGGCTTATTTTCCCAACCTGACTGTTGAATATATGGCCATTCATGTATCATGTATGAAGAAACTGCCTCTCAGGGGCTTGTAACTGATAGAAAATTAGCCAGGATTGTGAAGGTAAATATGGTTTTTGTAGTATTGTGGCCTCTTAGTaactgggttttttttccctcagggATCCCTCGTGTCTCGTGAAGCAAGTTTTAAAGAGAAGGTGAGATCAAATTAAGGTAAAGGTTATATGAAAAGCTCTAGCTGAACTGTACTTTCTGCAACTGTGAAGATTATTGGCAGTTTACCAAAGCTTTCAGTAACAAGCAAGCATGAATTTTGTCTTGAAGAGTTTAGGGAGGCTTTCACATCAGCGACTTGGATCAGAGTACACAGAGTACACACAAAGGGTATAGAGTGTTTGATTAGAGTGAACACTTCCTACCGTACCTGGGCATAGTTCATCAAAAAGGTGGTCTCAGTATGGTTCATGTGTACTCGGGTAAGGTTCACATCAGGTGTGAAAACCAACACATGGAAGTTGACTGCTTTTTAACGCAAGAAGCTATCAGCAAGTAGAGTTGCAAAGACATTTCTCAATGCCACCACCAGTCTCGTCCATCTTCTGACCTGCACAACCATGGGTGATAACATAGGAAGACAGGCAAGAAGGTCGTTCTTGTCATTGTCTCCAAAATATAAATCATAGCAGGCAGAAGGTTGACTCCATTGTAGAGGTTTGGGATCTTGGGATTGGCGATCTTTTCTATACTATtgtaacaacagaaacaaatttcACGTAGATGATGACACAAGTCTATTCCTGTACAGAATAATATTACTAATGTGAaagctgagtagcaggtgaGTTGGGGGTTACGAATCAATATAACAACACTATAAGTCCATAGCACACCAAGCAAAGTCAAAGTTGGGTTGTCAGTGAGCATCTGCAGCCCTCGTCggtgcagtgtgtcctgcacaaTTGCCCCTCATcacctttttttatttggcaacagcggaacagaaaacagaaacagaattgagaaaagtaaacaaacagctaaagtcaagagggagtgagacccaaacaaacttgttatataagGTAGATTCTTTcttctttagccattgagctatTCAACAGAAACATTTCATGATGGTTTGCgttgctctgttctttcaacattggattgtgttgttaatgtgctaacaggCTGACTAACATTAAAgtgacacttacctttctggaaatttttgcacttttctttgtttaggttaaaatgctattaataagctgatggcatactaaaatgtaagtgaattccaccagagataaaaactcacttataccattctcatatgcttttaagaaaactccgaccaatcattgcatacggaccgaatgcaatgattggccgagcgtcctgtctgtcttctccACGtagaggcctccgactgacgtaaccgctcgcgtaacttgtgtgtttccacttactagtaacgttaacgctactatctaacgttag
Coding sequences within:
- the LOC117256586 gene encoding phosphatidylinositol 5-phosphate 4-kinase type-2 gamma-like, producing MSSPGATSNPLNTLAPKRKTKKKHFVQQKVKVFRASDPVLSVLMWGVNHSINDLSQVPVPVMLLPDDFKASTKIKVSNHLFNKENLPGQFKFKDYCPQVFRNLRERFGIEDQDYQVSLARSPPLKDEEGQRVGLLRTSYDRTLVVKEISSEEVEEMHNILSEYHQHIVTCHGSTLLPQFLAMYRVTVENEDTYLLVMRNMFSHRLHVHRKYDLKGSLVSREASFKEKVKELPTYKDVDFRNNMQKVYVSDEEREKIMDKLNRDIEFLVRMRIMDYSLLLGIHDVERAEREEEEEMESSYEEEEEDENGLAPAPGSTSPEGIGGYMNSFKPMGPGEFDPYVDVYAIQSAVGAPQREVYFMGLIDVLTQYDTKKKAAHAAKAVKHGAGAEISTVHPEQYAKRFREFITKIFA